The Georgenia sp. TF02-10 genome window below encodes:
- a CDS encoding metal-dependent transcriptional regulator, whose translation MSDLIDTTEMYLKTVYELEEEGVVPLRARIAERLGHSGPTVSQTVARMERDGLLVLTGNRQLELTPVGRERAIHVMRKHRLAERLLVDVVGLDWPHVHEEACRWEHVMSEQVERRLLDLLDHPHVDPYGNPIPGLEQLGEQPALPPRDEVRALADVVAELVPAGQDGPGDGADGHVVLARIGEPLQVDVELLSRMLEAGLRPGARLAVRPRADGDLVSLHAPGAETVLDLPEEITRHLFVSTER comes from the coding sequence CACCACCGAGATGTACCTCAAGACGGTCTACGAGCTGGAGGAGGAGGGTGTCGTCCCGCTGCGTGCCCGGATCGCCGAGCGCCTCGGCCACTCCGGCCCCACCGTGTCCCAGACCGTCGCCCGGATGGAGCGCGACGGGCTGCTCGTCCTCACCGGCAACCGCCAGCTTGAGCTCACCCCCGTCGGCCGGGAGCGGGCCATCCACGTGATGCGCAAGCACCGGCTCGCCGAGCGGCTCCTCGTCGACGTCGTCGGCCTCGACTGGCCCCACGTCCACGAGGAGGCGTGCCGCTGGGAGCACGTGATGAGCGAGCAGGTCGAGCGGCGCCTGCTGGACCTCCTCGACCACCCGCACGTCGACCCCTACGGCAACCCCATCCCCGGCCTCGAGCAGCTCGGCGAGCAGCCGGCGCTGCCGCCCCGGGACGAGGTCCGGGCGCTCGCCGACGTCGTCGCCGAGCTCGTGCCGGCCGGGCAGGACGGCCCGGGCGACGGCGCGGACGGGCACGTCGTGCTGGCCCGGATCGGCGAGCCGCTGCAGGTCGACGTCGAGCTCCTCAGCCGGATGCTCGAGGCGGGCCTGCGCCCGGGTGCCCGGCTGGCCGTCCGGCCGCGCGCCGACGGCGACCTCGTCTCGCTGCACGCGCCCGGCGCCGAGACGGTCCTGGACCTGCCGGAGGAGATCACCCGGCACCTCTTCGTCAGCACAGAGCGCTGA